The sequence CTAATTGGCCATTGAAAGAACGGTTCGTTCTTTACTTTCTCTAGGACCTTATGTAATGGTTCTTGGAACACAACATGGACTGCCTATGCCCCTATGGATCTAGATTGCTTCGAGTAATTCCTTCCTAGCCGTTTACTATTGTTAAAATGGTCCGACCTGAAGTCcttcctctcctgagggacaaccttcgctttGCCCTTTCCCGTCTATTAGTCCTCTTCAACTCTCTTGTActtgtcaatttggtccatgaGTTAGCGCACGCTGGTGACTGATTTCCCAATCAGGAACTTTCTTAAACCATGTTCTGTCGACAGACCCCTCTTGAATGTGCTAATGGCGACATTATCGCAATTtccctctatctcattatacatttcccaATATCTATCTGAGTAGGCCTTTAGGGTTTCTTCTTTTCACATGGACAGGGACAGAAGGAAATCTAGGGGCCAAGGAACTCTGCTACTAGTTATGAAGCGAGAACTGAAAGCCTATGTTAGCTGCTTAAAAGAGTTTATGGAGTTTGGCTTAAggccattgaaccatctcatcaccaTGGGTCCCAAACTGGACGGaaacactttgcacatcaacGCCTCATCCCTGGAATGGATGGCCATCCTCTGATTAAACTGGTTTACGTGCTCTATTAGGTCCATCCAACCATTATATATGGCAAAAACGAGTTGGTGGAACAACGAGGAAGTTCAGCCTCCTCTATCCTGCACGTGAAGGGTGACTGGGAGATGTGGTCCAAGGCCTTATTCATGGCGTCGTTTGCTAGGCCCTTgtaagatgggcttttgtggCCACGTTTGTGAGGTTGCTCTTCCATATAGGAGAAAGTTTCACTTGGTGGGATTCTTAATCTCTGCATATACTCATTGTCTTCCTCATCGCTAGTGTCCGAACTGGGGGAAGGATGCCTTCGTTGCGCTCGACGTAACTTCTCCTTCAAGTCGTTGATTTCTTGCTGTAGAGCCCTATGATCATCCCGCTTTTGGGATGTGTGACCTTTCCCTTTCGAGCAACTTCTACTCGTGTAAGAGGTATTTACACTACCCTCTCGTCGCTTGTCTTGATCTCTCTCCCGTTCGAGGTTCAAGAAGTTGTCCTGTCATTAGGAGTCTGCATGTCTCATTTGGCGCagacctgatccttccatctCTAACGATCTCACTTGCTAAggcacaagttcttcccacagacagcgccaatcGTAGGGTCGCAATTCAGGGTCCAGGCCCAACAGGTATGGGGTTCTGGCCTAAGAAGCCcgaaataatgaatttatagagagtgggtcatAGAACTAGACCCTAACGAAGTGCATACTAGTTAACAGTGGGCCAtacaacaattgaaaataagaaaatctcaTTCATGTCTGTTAGATAtatggtccgaggagacgtGGAGGATGTATCTTTGTCCCTACTTAAAGACTATGATTCTCACCATGTTCTTCTATTCTAAGTTCCTGTTTTTTCGtccccctcttcatggggactcccctcTTTTATATAGGCCCCTTGAAGTCATCAAGACCTTATATTTGTTAATCAtttggaccttcacttgagtgcccgtcTCATCTGACATCTCCCCCATTTTTctatgagttgtggtagccaaggcaatACTATCCACAAGTCATCTCCACATTAATGgggccagaaaagtagttgccatgcatttaatgtggtagtTATAACCTCTCTCTTGGCATCCTACACTTTCTTCCCTCTTACGggcttgtgggactcatccTTGTTACTAATACTCATAGGAGTGGATCTTTATAGCAGGcagagtgcatgtttgagccatatttggtatttccgaggagacatttctcctcggaccgccttttaaataattttgggCCCATAAGAATTGGGCCAGGAGCCCTTTTGACACCCACACCTTCTCCTCAGATGTGGTCGAACTTTTATATAAGACCCAAGGCCCATTATATGATCTTGGGCCTTTGTCCCTACAAtaatattaaaccaaaaaacaaataaataaataaaaaagcattaTTGCATGCGCAAAGCGCATGTGATGtgtcgtgtgtgtgtgtgtgtataatttagaatttaattgaatttagactcttcggtttttgtacccaataattcacttgccacaaaaattaaaagggtATCATAATTCGAGTTTTTGATATTGCatctcatattttctttttgataattcgtGATACATCAATTTTTGAATtctatgtagtaaaatttgtaatatctcaATTTAAATGATgtaaataattagtcaattcAAAATAACCATTTCATGAACTTGAGACTTaataagggaatgaaatggaatggaatgatcataaggaaatggaaataaatgaaatggaatggatTGGAATGATCATAAAGAAatggaaataaatgaaatggaatggaatgtatttaagtaagggaaaggataagaaaataatggaatggaatgaaattaagtaaccttaattggatgttttaaaataaaagaataaaaatgaatggaatggaatagagGAAATGgaataaatcattttatgacaatattactattagacccctattttaaagtaaatgattgaatatatagggatattttggaagttttagtaaaaaattaattaaatctaatttcattctctcacattcctcccaatttcgggggaataaaaatttgaggttttaaggaaatagagaagaatgagtgttccctcttACCCATTacattccctcccacttaaacttcattccctccattaaaactcccaaacaaaagaagggaaaaatattttaaaattattcttttcatttatttccatTCTATTCCAGTCCCTCCTCCCAAACAGGCTCGAGAGGaaattgacattttttatttattttttaattcattctcATTAATGCATTCAATGTATATAGATAACCAAAAATGAGCTAAGCTCACCACAATCCAATCCTAAAAAATAGGAACAAACTccaatttaaatacaaattgaGAATAAAACAAAGCTGAACAGAATCTAAACTTCAAACTAAACTTCAAACTTCCTCAATTTGAATTGGTAAGTTACAAGAcataatattaacaaaatactGTTATCATCCAACCCAGTTCTCCAGTCTGCCATTGGGCCTGACCCAGGGCCATATATGACGTATGATCCCATTCTTTATCAGGCCTGGCCTATGGTGGCTGGACTACGTCAGAAAACTCAGACGTTTGCCATGCTACCACCCATACTATTTGCCTTTTAGATCAAGGTCGCAATTGTTGGGCTATTGaatctattttttgtttaattttaatatacCATTGCTTACGAGTTATATTCAATAAAGGAATGCAATATTTAATGGGCTGCGTGAACATATAGAAACTCAAAGCTTCTAAATAGAACTTAGTTTTCTTATCGATGAGTAAGAATGATTGCAAGCAACTGAAAATAGATAGAATATATTTTATCTCTTACATACAAAAtctggaaaaagaaagaagcaaaactAGCTAACTTCTTTGATTTAGCAGGAAAACTGTTTTAATCTAACTTTTATTTACAAGCTAAGGGGTCTAAATTTATAGAGAAATGTTAtggctacaatattttcacaatagaAATTAGAACTAATCTGTCTAAAATGATATGGCAGCGTTTCACTAATGCAATTactaaagaaattgcaaaacGGTGTCGTGTCAATGAGTGCGCCAGCTCCTCATTTATACAAAACGACCTCGTTTCATCTTTAGTCTCAGTCTTCTTCTGCATTTTGTACTCTACAATCTGCACTTCACTACCAAAAAAGAGGGCTATAGCTGCATTTGAAAAACGCAGTTATAGCCtataaaaaacgcagctataggctatagctgcgtttttataGCTGCGTTTCCAAACACGGCTTATGCAGCGAGGCTATAGTCCCTTACGGGGACTTAGAGCTGCGTTTCTAAAAATGCGGCTCTAGACCgttctatagccgcgtttattttgccctatagccgcgtttttcaCACCCATAGGTTTGGGatctatagctgcattttttggaaaacgcggctataggcccTGTTTGGGCTGCGTTTCAAACGCGGCTAAAGCCCCCTGCATTGGTTTATCcatagccgcatttttaaaaacgtggctaataggtcctcttttttttccctactaaATACAATTCCTGCCCAAATAATTTACAATTCTATAAGCACTCAACAATTGCCAAAACCCAACAAGTTCCCAACCAATTACtagcaaacaaaacaaaacaagttcaaCAATTACATTTTTTGCAAATGTGATGGAGAATCACTGTCCATGGCATTCCACAAAATACGCAGACAAAACAATGAAATAGCATCTCAAGATACATGATGAAATGAGTAGCATCCTATGGAGATAGAATATCTATAGTAAACTACCTTGCAGAAATTCAGTAACTCACAAATATCCAATCTTCAGCTCATGGATTTCTAAGAGCTACCAACCGCTTCTCAAGTTCATCAACTCCTGAACTACATGGGCCAAAATTCCATGGTTGATCAAAAACAGGAAAGAGtagagaattttattttattttttgaatagcAAGGAAATAGTAGAGATAATGAACACAGTTCTGGATTTGCAAAAGAAATTCCCCGTCTGCCCACCCAGGGGGTGGGGGGTTGGTAAAATGAAGATACAATTTATTGCATAAAACTAATAGACAATTATTTTGGTAGACATGCAACGCACCTCACACAGCAATCAAACATACATAGTctataagaaaaagaacaaacaagTGCTTTAGAACAACACATTAACATCGATTAATTTAGTAATAAACCTAAACAcaacacaataaataaatatgatttaaaCCTAAACAGCATATCATCCCAAGACATACACATTTTTCTATAGAAAATTGCTAAATCAGGTAAGTAATTGAATCACAAAATCCAGCTAGTGATTCTCCAGTCAATTGTCTCTAACAGTGATAATTAAAACACATAAATGTTGCCATGTCATGAAATAGGTGCtgatgagaaaataaattaaataaataaaagttgttGTAAAAGTGACACAATATTGAAGCACCCCAACCCAGACTACCTGTCTCTTCACTAGTAGTCATCCTAAAGATTTCTCTCCACCTACAAACACAATAATCCAAGTCTGAGACACAAAATCACTAGCTAgattacttattaaaataaataaataagtgagGGAGGAGCATGTGTCATTTGAGCTAAAACTCATTAGCTCTAGCCTAGTGTTAGAATTATCACTCATATCATATAAGCAATAAATTGCTTCTAACAATACTCTGTCATGCCCAGTAGCAgagctagaattttttttttttttcgaggaaattaaattgatcaataatttataaatccacaaaataatacacatattcattttaaaaaaaaaaaagtaatatacgTATATGTATAATGTGTACTTAAATCATGAAAGAATAATCATTAAAAAGTGTTAAGAAtagcattattctttttattttttttaattcatgaaAAACCATCATAAAAAAATGTGAAGAATAGAATTATGcactttcaaaaaataataataatctttgCACTTGGGCAATGCAGAGCTATGAGGCTCTAGTAATTAGAGTTCTGTGTCGGTTGGGGAGTCTTACCATTTCTTCTATTTGCAATCCAAGAACGAGTTCCATTAGTGACATAAGGAAACTGTACAAACAATTAAAGCTTATTGTTTATCTAATGTTCCTAATATATGTTAAATTTCcattttaaattgatattatGTTAAAATGTCCCTagcaatttaattattaaaagatTGTTTACACATAATGCATCTGATATTGTTGTGACAACAGAAACTTTGATATCAATATGTTGTGATTTGGCATAAGTAGAAgtaaatttaacaaataaagaaataatactatctacaccacaaaaaaaaaaaaaaaaaaagttcatcatATATGTGCTTATGCATCTACAGAAACATCAACCAAAACTAGATTATAATCACACTCAGCCAAGTCAGAGTGGTCCTTCAACATGGAGCTGCCCCTGATTATTCCTAACAGCATTTGCTGATATATGTAGTTCACATTTAATAACATTAACATCTCATAAAATGCTTGCAAATTTTAGAATACCTCTTCTGACTCGTACATAATTCCTTGTTGATTTTTAAGATGCCTTTCACTTGCATTTGGTTAAACTACTAAACTCCATGAGATGCTTTTCAATGATTCTGTGTAATGCATGTAATGTAACTCCATGTGACCAAAACCCACTAGGAACCATGACCCACGGCTAGACCGacagccaaattcaaaaaatttcaatgccTCATTTGGTTGCTAATAATACCAAATGGAAAATGGAAATGAcacagttagaaaattccacgTTTCCAAGTTAGAAAGATCATATTTGTCGTTTTGGCCTAAAATAGGCACAACCACACGGCAAAGTTGGAAGTTTGTCCATCATTTGAATTCCCAATGCTCAAATTTATCCTTGTTTCCTACATTTTAttggcaaccaaaaaaaaatgcataaaatctGAAACAAAGCTCACCTCACTTTCAGGAACCGGTGAAACCTGTGCAAAGACTTCATCAGTCCCCTCCTCCGCCTGCCccagaacaaaaaaaaccacaacattTCAAATCAAATTCACAATAAGAGAACCTTCTTTAACACCCCCATTGCTTCAACAAGAAACCATAAGCTCAAGAAAATCCAAGACTTCACTCTTTAACACCCCCATTGCTTCAACAAGAAACCATAAGCTCGAGAAAATCCAAGACTTCACTCTTCAAACCCCAATAGAACCCATAAAAAGAAACACTTTAAGCTCAAATTAGCTCATTCCTACACAGTAACTTGGTAAAGCAGAATTTTCGCTGAACAaaaaatctctcaaaaaaaaaaaaaaaaaaaaaaacagaaaacccAAAATACCCAACAGCATTCATGAACAAAACAAGtagaaaagtaaaaacaaagaagtgagacagagagagacaaagagacaAACATAGATAGATATAGATAATGTTAGATTGGTGGGTGTTTGATTAAGAGGCATACATGGAGCTTGACATCGAGGACGTGACAGAACACGTGGGGAGGGACATCATCAAATTAGCACCACGACAAAACAAGCACCACAACCACGACGCACGGCCAGACCGACGGCGACACCCATGATCCCATGAATCGGAGCACAGATCGGAGCGCGATCCCACGAATCAAAGCAAATGACCCACAGATGACCCACAGATCTCCATGCTAATGACCCTCGCAGATCTCCACACTAATATCACTCAACTCTAATGCCCAAGCCGATGCCCTCGCTGGTAAAAAAGTGTCAAGGTTGGGTTCGGTCTCAGGCGTGGGAGAAAGGAAGGGATGGGGCTGAGTGAGCTGTGAGAGTTTTTTCAATTTAGGTTTTCTCCGTTGTTGTGTCCTATTGAGggctttcttcttcctttttttttttaaataacaaaccCAGAGCTGCGTTTTATAAAACGCAGCTCTGTATGAATTGAAGCTGCGTTTAACAAAACGCAGCTCTGTAAAGTTGAAGCCGCGTTTAATAAACGCAGCTTCAATTCATGTTTAAGCTGCGTTTCCAAAAACGCAGCTCAGTTCGGCCATTTAAGCTGCGTTTATCAAACGCGGCTTTAggatatattgaaaaaaaaaaaaaaaaaaaaaaaaacctgatgGATTACACAAACGCAGCTTCAACcctagggtgtgtttggatagaacttattttgctgaaactgaaaactgaaaactgaaaacactgtagcaaaataatttttaaatgtgtgaatagtaccgtgggacccatttttaatgaaaaagttgctgaaaagtgtaatttgtgggtccatgaacagtgcacatataCACTGTTCacggtcaaaagttgcggctactgttcataaCAGTAATGAACAGTAGCATTTTagcgttaaaaaaaaaaaaaaaaaaaaaaaaaagctgaaacgtAAAACGTAAACGCAGCAGTTTTCAGTGGATCCAAACATACACTATAAAACGCGGCTTCAGAGCTGCGTTTTCTTAAAACGCAGCTCAAACATCCATTGGTGGAGTTGCGTTTTAAGAAAACGCAGCTCAAACATCACTTTGAAGCTGCGTTTTTTTAAAACGCAGCTCCAACCTGCGTTTTTGGTAGTGCTTGTATCTTCATTTTCAACAGAAACATTTCCCAAAATTGGAAAAGTATACAAACCCAGTCCACTAAGCTACCAGTTATTGAACTTGAAGGGTAAACAGGTGGCAGcctattaaatttattaattccaAGAGCATAACACATAAGAAAACATCTTCGTCAATTATATGATATGAGGATCAGATTGATTGAAGTTTATGGTCTGAAGGGAGACGGggtcggtggtggtggtgagttcttgagagagagaaggtaaAGTTTagaggtttagggttttatcaaaataataaaggtttatatatatatatatatatatatatatatatatgaaatgatAAAGTTTGAGAAAGAGAGCGAAGGCTTTTGCAATTAAGTCGggccaaaaataataataacaaatttaaaaaaataaaaaggcctAAGTGAAAAATTGTGAAGTTAACAACACTGTGGTGGTTGATTTGCTAGCTTTTGACAAAGCTGAGCTCATTTGTAACAGAAtggttgtttttagtttttatgttatCAGCTTGGTtaacccaaaaagaaagaaaatttgtgGAGTTAACAACACTTCAGTCTTATAATTAGTTTATAGAAaactagttttattttattttatagattagACTTTTCATCTTTTGTACAATATTAACTcacttaatataaaaattaaaatattctaaaaaataagtataaaaaCTAGGATATATGATGCAAAATTAGACAATAATTGAAAACCATTTAGACAATTTTGACTTTAAATATATGGTCATGTTAACACCTAAGACAATCAGTAAACataaaaaactgtcaaatatgtaattgaaaataaaacaaaattgaacaaaatataaaatgacaTCCTAATCAGCAATCGATTAGTTATTTAAACTTCAAACCTCATCCATTTGATTCGATAAGTTGGGGGACATAACACTCACATATATAATACagctctctttttttaattaaaagactatttgtatttttatattgcaccgatttttctttctttgtatttcTATATACAAAATGaccatttgaaatatatatacaccAATTCTAGTGTAGAAGAGTGTTTCAATTTTGTACACCTAAAGAGAGTCAAGGAAAATCTTTTTTAGAACTATAAACTTGTGTAAAATAAAGACAGACATACAAACATGTGAGGaagaaaacatagaaaatatTGAGTATTAACAAAATTATCTCTACTTATGCCTCAAAAAGAAATTGAGGGAGGAAAGATAAgacatttatttatgttttgttttgacaACTGGGTtgcaattcataaaaaataaaaaaaaataaaaaaaaagatatatggTAGTACCAAAATTTACGGATGAGAAGGTATAGTAACAATTTTATAGtagaagtgtttttttttttttttttaattaaaaataaagaaaaagagaattgaaaaaataaaacacaaaacacaaaaaaataaaaataaaaaacgtgaGATTAGGAGTTGATAAGGTCGCAATTGTTGAGCTATTGAATCtgtatttcttttaattttattatcattgcTTACGAGTTGTATTGAATAAAGGAATGCAATATTTGATGAGCTGCGTGTTTGACAATTCGCCTATATCTATttctacgtttttttttttggaaaaatatctatttctACGTTGTAACATGTCGGGCAGCCTCTCTTAATAATAGGTGTGAGTCCAAGCTCGCCGCGTAATTAATGGAGTCGGCAAAAGGAATTGTCCAACACGAGTACCAGAATGAATCAAGTTTTTTGACTTTGAAATTTCCTCTTTTGCTAACAACAACGCGTAACTTCACAACTACATATATCCATCAAATGTCTCTCTCTCCCATATATCCAGATCCAAAGCATTAATCTCATTGTAGTATCGCATAGACACTTAAAGAGTACACATTTTTTAGAGGTAGCATATCAGGGACGACCTGTAGAACACAGCAAAAAAATGGCTAGCCGCGTGGGTTTGATCGGGTGCTTGATCGTTGTGGTGGCTTTGCTAAATGGTGCAACCACTCAAGTTACGGCTGCAGTTGAATATCAAGTCGGAGACAGCTTGGGCTGGACTGTTCCCCCAAATACCTCCTATTACACCAATTGGGCTAGCTCAAAAACATTCTTTCTTGGCGACGCATTGAGTAAGCACTCCTGAAAACCTTTTGTCTTCTTCCTTCTCAGTTTTTCACAAtaagaataacaaaaatatatttggttttattcaatttattgtGCATTTTGAAATATATGATAAAGTTGTACATTACATTTTATAAACTGAACCAAATAGTTCCTTGAACGGACTAACCAcgtagtttgtttttttttttttttcctaccatgcatgaaacttttctttttgaacaaCTTTGACAGTTTTGAAGTCTTATCTTTAAGACATGGAAGTTATTGCGTCCTTAATTTTCTAGGCAGTGTTACATTCGTTAGTTTGGTTAGGttctctcttgaaaattttatcacgcattatatataagaaaattcaaatttatattttttaattgataaatcaAAATTATACAACTCTAACATATAAGTGTAACCTTACTTCGTTATCTTTTTTGACATTATAACATTAATCAAAATGTTAAGACAAAACTCAGAGTTCAAAGTTTAAACTTATAGTAAATATTAAAACTTATCAAATGggtttgcttttaatttttgtaatattcAGTGAGACTTAAAGATACATATAGGACTCTAGATTTATTATTGATGAACATTATTTTTCCCTCCAATGACCAGTATTCAATGCTACAAGCGGGACACACACTGTGGCTATTGTATCAGAAGCTGAATATAATGCCTGCACAAAGGTATCATCTGTTTTCCAAGTTCAACCTTGTTGCCCATTTCGATACACTCCTGAATCCACCGGTACTAAGTACATCATCTGCACCGTAAGTAACCACTGTGAGCAAGGCCAAAAGTTTTCTTTCACGGTTGAATCACAAAACTTCACTGTTGAATCGCCCGCTGGATCACCAACTGAATCGCCGTCCAGCTCCGCTTCATCTCTAACAGTTGGTGCCTTATATGCAGTGCTCACCACAACAGTCATTTCTTTCTTGACTTTCTTCTAAATGTACCCAAACCATAGCGgattttcttaattattgatttgttattttttctccCTTTGTTTTACTAGTAAGAATAGGAGCATCATGTCTCATATCATATGTATGGATATTTAATGTACTGgaataattttcaattaaacGATTGTTTTTACATCTCGTATATATCTTGCAAAATCAGtgtaaaataattaagaaatgtTTATTTGGAGCACGCTTGGCTTTGTCTAGAAGATGCTTCTAGTGCAACTGCACATTCAGAAATGTTTATTTGGATGAGAAGTCGATGGAATATTTAATGAAGTGTTTCccgtatttttttttagagaaggggtaaatttcatgcaattctgTTAGTTTGAAAGGAATAATACAAATGCATGCATGCAACTCGTTTTCTGCGATTGGAAAAAGACTACCACCACGCTGATTGAAAGTCCTCTTGACATGATTGAAACAGATAATCCAAACACCTTGAACCAGTCAAACAGTACTCAGGACTTTAAAGATGAGATGCAGGATTATGATCATTTAAGAcattattatgaaattatagTTATTGGTTTGtccaaaataaaacaagaaaaaaaatttaaaggatgCCAAAgaatattgatttaaaaaatatttttagttatattttaagaaaaataaaaaaataatattaattgatttttttttgttaattaactttttatatttttcataaaagtcaAAACCTATGCGTATTCTTTGGCAAATCATGGGGTAAAGAATTTATCAACATtcagaattttttattaaagtgCTAATATATTAgactaaacaaaatataaataaatttattacaaaCCCTTAGTAAGGATTAACAAATTCTCCGCCACAAAACATTGGTTATcacaaattacaaataaataaataaataaaatagtctAAGTAATTAACACCTAATTTAGCGAGTGCATTAACATATTAGTTAGTTTCTCTTACACACGTTCGATCTAAATCTTGAAAATAGCCAACAGAGAGCATAACCTAAGGGTAGATAGAGCATCAAGTTTTATAATAAGGTTTAAAAGTTTTGAGAAATAAGTAAATTCCCGTGAGATAATAATGAtattgtggttttctttttagCTAGCTAGCTTGTCCTACAGTTACCATTCTTTTACGTAGTGTTCGGTGACCATTTGGCCGATTTCGCAGTGGCCTGGGACTGGGATGGTGCAATTCATTGAAGTTGAGACAGGTGTTCGTAGTAAGAGTGACAATTGATTGCTGATGCGTCCATTTTTTTATGTCATCTTTGACTTCCTCGCACCTATGTTCGTAACTTTCAGCCACGTTGTCTAGGCTGTGGCATTGTCTTTTTATACGTGTCCAACACCAGCATGTGAAATATAtagcttttcctttttttttatttttttatattagataTATAGCTTTTCCTAGGGGAATAGTTCATCCCAGCCCACATCTACGGAAAgcaatttcttttcctttcttaaaGGATGTAATAATAAATGCGtggatttgagttttttttttttttttttatacgaaTAGGATAAATATTCTATAGGGTATTAGATTTAATCTTATTATAAGTTATCATGATACTGTTTAAAGTCTTCGGACTTTTTTAGTGAAGGatgagtactttttttttttttttttagaaatagagacaaaaaaagaagagggaCGAGtgttgaaatataaaaaaatggaaacagACCATCATTTTCCAAGACTATTTATACAGTGGGCtatcttaaattatttatatcaaaCTTTTGAGTGAATTAAAATCATTCACATACATAACCTAGAAACCTCTAGTGATAGTTTATCAGGGACGACCTGTAGAATACAGCAAAAATGGCCAGGGACATGAGTTTGTGCTGTTGTT is a genomic window of Quercus lobata isolate SW786 chromosome 2, ValleyOak3.0 Primary Assembly, whole genome shotgun sequence containing:
- the LOC115957052 gene encoding cucumber peeling cupredoxin-like, which encodes MASRVGLIGCLIVVVALLNGATTQVTAAVEYQVGDSLGWTVPPNTSYYTNWASSKTFFLGDALIFNATSGTHTVAIVSEAEYNACTKVSSVFQVQPCCPFRYTPESTGTKYIICTVSNHCEQGQKFSFTVESQNFTVESPAGSPTESPSSSASSLTVGALYAVLTTTVISFLTFF